One part of the Paraglaciecola sp. L3A3 genome encodes these proteins:
- a CDS encoding insulinase family protein has product MRIFLIQDVNYEKSACALSVNSGHFNDPDDCHGLSHLLEHMLFLGNNTFVEPNEFVTYLSSMGGHINALTGTEYTSYFLDSTKETEVQAIKRLYSMTTSPIFAESLISEEIKAIDAEFSLKQKDEIRRLYQVHKETCNPLHPFSKFSVGNKHTFSSFSAKQLKNKLQKLHQQFYQPQNICLCWISPTDLDLRKDIIMQGFASWKNTCNLPSQKFPPLYLTENLAIKISIKPLQKAQRLIISFALPNPKVHFRSKPLSILSHLLGDEGENSLLEFLKNKGWATSLNAGGGIEGKNFRDFNINIQLTEQGIQYITDIINALFSFIDMIKKNGIELWRIKELATIKQQEWDYSEPEKPIDQALHISQSMFEYSEEYVLAGDFVIDDIRPNLPIKLLELFKPEHMRIKLIHPDVSTSQIANWYHTPYQVEKIDKKTLGAYTTFDLDFKFNLAQPNPFIIEQPKIQSNHITFDVPKPIVQQTGLNLWYGQDNKFKQPKGDCFLTFDCAAVNEGIELVSAKRLWIGLLNEKLNKRYYQAELAGMNFHFYPHQGGFSLQTNGFSGNQLAFCSKLLTQIVFHEDFTQSFKQIKNRQLAGLSNALLNKPINSLFSRLAVLMQQHNYLPLDMAKVLQNMAPEDIYQTKIKLLSQFHLEGLMYGNWNQSEATNISHKIKEFRNNHSIGAKVNRGVADIRQQPTITHKVQYQHQEPAVVIYFQAPDPSPETVALTILTEQLVASPFFNEIRTEQQLGYLVGSGYIPYNSHPGLAFYIQSPHTEVPQLILAIYNFLEKIMAQIDQYKDIWQSLKQGVIKQITEKDSSLSMKSRRFWMAIGNKDYNFSQTDKMVQIISDLDMASLKKFLSKLVNRDGFGEIILHNSDLNAAIIEGAESQDDPREFKSRCCYLTY; this is encoded by the coding sequence ATGCGGATATTTTTAATCCAAGATGTTAATTACGAAAAAAGTGCATGTGCATTAAGTGTCAATTCAGGGCACTTCAACGACCCTGACGACTGTCATGGATTAAGTCACCTATTAGAACATATGTTATTTTTAGGTAATAACACTTTTGTCGAACCTAATGAATTTGTAACTTACTTGTCCTCTATGGGAGGACACATTAATGCGTTAACTGGTACCGAATATACCAGTTACTTTTTAGACTCAACGAAAGAAACTGAAGTACAAGCCATTAAGCGTTTATATTCCATGACAACCTCCCCGATTTTTGCAGAATCATTGATCAGTGAGGAGATTAAGGCCATTGACGCTGAATTTAGTCTAAAACAAAAAGATGAAATAAGACGCTTATATCAGGTACATAAAGAAACGTGTAACCCTCTACATCCTTTTAGTAAATTTTCAGTAGGCAACAAACACACCTTTTCTAGCTTTAGTGCCAAACAATTAAAAAATAAATTACAAAAATTGCATCAACAATTTTATCAACCACAAAATATTTGTTTATGTTGGATTAGTCCAACCGATCTGGATTTGCGGAAAGATATAATTATGCAAGGGTTTGCAAGCTGGAAAAACACTTGTAATTTACCTAGTCAAAAATTCCCTCCTCTTTATTTAACAGAAAATTTAGCGATAAAAATCAGTATAAAACCTTTACAAAAAGCCCAGCGATTAATAATCAGTTTTGCACTCCCTAATCCTAAAGTACATTTTAGAAGTAAACCTTTAAGCATTCTAAGCCATTTGTTAGGTGACGAAGGTGAAAATAGTCTATTAGAATTTTTAAAAAATAAAGGATGGGCCACGAGTTTAAATGCTGGAGGTGGAATTGAAGGGAAAAATTTTAGAGATTTTAATATCAACATCCAGCTAACAGAACAAGGCATTCAATACATAACAGATATAATAAATGCATTATTTTCATTCATAGATATGATTAAAAAGAATGGAATTGAGTTATGGCGAATTAAAGAATTAGCCACAATCAAGCAGCAAGAATGGGATTATTCTGAACCAGAAAAGCCCATCGACCAAGCACTTCATATAAGTCAATCTATGTTTGAATATAGCGAAGAATATGTGCTGGCAGGTGATTTCGTTATAGACGATATACGACCCAATTTACCTATCAAGTTGTTAGAGTTGTTTAAACCTGAACATATGCGCATTAAACTCATTCACCCCGATGTAAGTACCTCACAAATAGCAAACTGGTATCACACACCCTATCAAGTAGAAAAAATTGATAAAAAGACACTAGGCGCTTACACAACTTTTGACCTAGATTTCAAATTTAATTTAGCTCAACCAAATCCATTTATTATTGAGCAGCCAAAAATTCAATCTAACCATATAACTTTTGATGTTCCTAAGCCAATTGTTCAACAAACAGGGCTAAACCTTTGGTATGGACAAGATAATAAATTCAAACAACCCAAAGGAGATTGTTTTTTAACCTTTGATTGTGCAGCAGTTAATGAAGGTATTGAACTTGTTAGTGCAAAACGCTTATGGATTGGTCTACTAAACGAAAAACTCAATAAACGATACTATCAAGCTGAATTAGCAGGAATGAATTTTCATTTCTACCCACATCAAGGTGGTTTTTCTCTACAAACAAATGGATTTAGTGGCAACCAATTAGCATTCTGTAGCAAATTACTCACCCAGATAGTATTTCATGAAGACTTTACCCAGAGCTTTAAGCAAATCAAAAATCGACAATTGGCTGGCTTATCCAATGCCCTACTGAATAAGCCAATAAATAGTTTATTCTCAAGACTGGCAGTATTAATGCAACAACATAATTATTTGCCGCTAGATATGGCCAAAGTATTGCAAAATATGGCGCCTGAAGATATCTACCAAACCAAGATAAAATTATTGAGCCAATTTCATCTTGAAGGATTAATGTACGGCAATTGGAATCAAAGTGAAGCAACAAATATTAGCCATAAAATTAAAGAATTTAGAAATAATCACTCGATTGGAGCAAAAGTAAATAGAGGCGTAGCGGATATCCGGCAACAACCAACCATTACCCATAAGGTACAATACCAACATCAAGAACCTGCAGTAGTTATTTATTTTCAAGCTCCTGATCCAAGTCCAGAAACAGTTGCATTAACTATTTTGACAGAACAACTTGTCGCTTCTCCCTTTTTCAATGAGATACGTACAGAGCAACAATTAGGCTATTTAGTAGGCAGTGGATATATCCCCTATAACTCACACCCAGGCCTAGCCTTTTATATTCAATCCCCTCATACAGAAGTACCTCAATTAATATTAGCAATTTATAATTTTTTAGAGAAAATAATGGCTCAAATTGATCAATACAAAGATATTTGGCAGTCCTTAAAACAAGGGGTTATTAAACAAATCACTGAAAAAGACAGCAGTTTGAGTATGAAGAGTCGACGTTTTTGGATGGCAATTGGCAACAAAGATTATAACTTTTCACAAACAGATAAAATGGTTCAAATTATCTCAGATTTAGATATGGCATCATTGAAAAAATTTTTAAGTAAACTAGTCAATAGAGATGGGTTTGGTGAAATAATTCTACATAATAGTGATTTAAATGCGGCAATAATCGAGGGAGCTGAATCTCAAGATGATCCAAGGGAGTTTAAATCACGCTGTTGCTATTTAACTTATTAA
- the sixA gene encoding phosphohistidine phosphatase SixA, with protein sequence MKLIIMRHGEADTFGLKDSQRCLTPNGIQQAKVAGNWLSQYVGKDRLIDLAIVSSFQRAQQSYQEVSHSINCVREETSEDVIPSADPKLAHDYIDTLLAQNSHLEHILVVTHMPFVCYFLQDITTNQCAMLFDTSSIVVVDYNVEQQMGVVETIYHPQ encoded by the coding sequence ATGAAATTAATTATCATGCGTCACGGGGAAGCGGACACATTTGGCTTAAAAGATAGTCAAAGATGCTTAACTCCTAATGGTATTCAACAAGCTAAAGTCGCTGGCAACTGGCTTAGTCAGTATGTGGGTAAAGATCGATTAATTGATTTAGCCATTGTTAGTTCTTTTCAAAGAGCACAACAGTCATATCAAGAGGTTAGTCATTCTATTAACTGTGTTCGTGAAGAAACTTCTGAAGATGTAATCCCTAGTGCTGATCCTAAGTTAGCACATGATTATATTGATACTTTACTTGCACAAAATAGTCATCTAGAACATATCTTGGTGGTCACACATATGCCATTTGTGTGTTATTTTTTGCAAGATATTACAACAAACCAATGTGCGATGTTATTTGATACATCTAGTATTGTGGTGGTTGATTATAATGTAGAGCAGCAAATGGGCGTGGTGGAAACAATTTACCATCCCCAATAA
- a CDS encoding HlyC/CorC family transporter, translating to MDNIASSSLFILLGVLILLSAYFSSSETGMMSINKYRLKHLENEGHKGAIRVQKLLKRPDRLIGLILIGNNLVNIAAASIATILCQRLFGDVWGLLIANIGLTLVILIFAEVTPKTLAALYPEKISFPSSFVLLPLMFVLYPLVFLVNGICNGLLAIFRINPVNDEGKNLSREELRTVVHEAGALIPQKHQDMLVGILDLEKVTAEDIMVPRSDIVAIDINDEWKDIQKQLVNSQHTRVLLFRDSIDDAVGFVHVRDALRLLSKDQFTKASLLRAVREIYFTPESTPLHTLMYKFQAAKERIGLVVDEYGDIQGLVTLEDILEEIIGDFTTSFLPDHSKEANLQQDGSVLIDGSANIRELNKELDWNFPTEGPKTLNGLILEYLEDIPDANISLRLAGYPIEIVEMKDNMVKTIRVMPEFYRQTEVESTE from the coding sequence TTGGACAACATCGCCAGCAGTAGTTTATTTATTCTCCTTGGTGTTCTAATTCTACTCTCCGCTTATTTTTCTAGTTCTGAAACAGGCATGATGTCGATTAATAAATATCGACTCAAACACTTAGAAAATGAGGGGCATAAGGGTGCAATTCGAGTTCAAAAATTATTAAAAAGACCTGACCGACTAATTGGCTTGATCTTAATTGGTAATAATCTGGTCAACATAGCCGCTGCCTCTATTGCAACTATTTTATGCCAGCGACTATTTGGAGATGTATGGGGCCTATTAATCGCTAATATTGGGCTAACTTTGGTCATCTTAATATTCGCTGAGGTGACACCTAAAACGTTAGCCGCCCTGTACCCTGAAAAAATATCCTTCCCTAGTTCATTTGTGCTATTGCCTTTAATGTTTGTACTTTATCCTTTGGTTTTTTTAGTTAATGGCATTTGTAATGGTTTATTAGCAATATTTCGCATTAATCCTGTGAATGATGAGGGTAAAAATTTAAGCAGAGAAGAATTAAGAACGGTAGTGCATGAAGCCGGCGCCTTAATTCCGCAAAAACACCAAGATATGTTAGTTGGCATATTAGATTTAGAAAAAGTGACAGCCGAAGACATCATGGTGCCTCGTAGTGATATAGTGGCAATTGATATTAATGACGAATGGAAAGATATTCAAAAACAGCTAGTAAATTCTCAACATACTCGAGTATTACTATTTCGCGACAGCATTGATGATGCTGTAGGTTTTGTCCATGTACGTGATGCGTTAAGACTTTTATCAAAAGATCAGTTCACTAAAGCCAGTTTGTTAAGAGCCGTTCGAGAAATCTATTTTACACCTGAATCGACACCACTACACACCCTGATGTATAAATTTCAAGCAGCAAAAGAACGTATTGGTTTAGTGGTAGATGAATACGGCGATATTCAAGGGTTAGTCACATTAGAAGATATCTTGGAAGAAATTATAGGTGATTTCACCACTAGCTTTTTACCCGATCACAGCAAAGAAGCTAATTTACAACAAGATGGCAGTGTTTTAATTGATGGCAGTGCCAATATACGAGAATTAAACAAAGAATTAGATTGGAACTTTCCTACTGAAGGTCCTAAAACACTGAATGGTCTGATTCTAGAATATCTTGAAGATATCCCTGACGCCAATATCAGTTTACGATTGGCAGGTTACCCAATTGAAATAGTCGAAATGAAAGATAACATGGTCAAAACAATCAGGGTCATGCCTGAGTTTTATCGTCAAACAGAAGTTGAATCAACCGAATAA
- a CDS encoding inner membrane protein YpjD, with the protein MLLELVCFVLYLLTSGIIVTGMFQEQGPNKPLAAMTIGIAIVLHSFILKNTVFVELGQNMSILNVASLVGWLISVTMLVASFKVANTILLPVVYGFTGVIVILSQLMPDAHVMQVSVQPTLLVHVSLALFAYACLGIAFLYALQLSYINLRLKEKNASLLHSSLPPLMDVEHILFKLLLVGTVLLTLSLVSGFMFLDNMFAKEQAHKTVLSLLAWLVYSVILFGHAKFGWRGKSVISFTIIGGFLLTLAYFGSRFVREVLLN; encoded by the coding sequence ATGTTGTTAGAATTAGTGTGTTTTGTATTATATTTGCTGACCTCTGGCATCATTGTTACGGGTATGTTTCAAGAGCAAGGTCCAAACAAACCACTGGCCGCCATGACTATTGGTATTGCCATTGTTTTGCACAGCTTCATATTAAAAAACACAGTCTTTGTCGAGCTTGGCCAAAACATGAGCATTTTAAATGTTGCATCTTTAGTGGGGTGGCTAATTAGCGTCACTATGTTAGTTGCCTCATTTAAGGTAGCTAATACAATTTTATTACCGGTAGTATATGGATTTACTGGAGTAATAGTTATCCTGAGTCAGTTGATGCCTGATGCCCATGTGATGCAAGTCAGTGTACAACCTACATTATTAGTTCATGTCAGCTTGGCACTGTTTGCTTATGCTTGTTTAGGTATTGCCTTCTTATATGCTCTGCAATTGTCTTACATCAACTTAAGACTGAAAGAAAAAAATGCTTCATTACTTCATTCATCTTTACCTCCTTTAATGGACGTAGAGCATATATTATTTAAGCTTTTATTAGTGGGCACAGTTTTACTGACCTTGTCACTTGTCAGTGGTTTTATGTTTTTGGACAATATGTTTGCCAAAGAACAAGCTCACAAAACCGTACTTTCGTTATTAGCTTGGTTAGTTTATAGCGTTATTTTATTTGGCCATGCAAAATTTGGCTGGCGAGGTAAATCTGTGATTAGTTTCACTATTATTGGTGGCTTTTTACTCACACTTGCCTATTTTGGTAGTCGCTTTGTACGAGAAGTACTACTTAATTGA